GGTGCCGGAGGCGGGTGACGCGCTGAGCCCGGGCACCCGGGAGGTGTCGTTGCAGCGGCCGGACGGTACGAGTGTCCGGGTCGAGTACACCGCCAGCCAGATTCAGAAGGCTGGGCGTACGCTGGGCGCCGTTGTGGTGTTGCGGGACGTCAGCCGGCAACGCGCGCTCGAACACGACCTGCGCCACCAGGCCCTGCACGACGGCCTGACGAACCTGCCCAATCGCAAACTCCTGCTCGACCGGCTGGAGCACGCGCTCACCCGGTCCCGGGCCACCGGCGAGCCGCTCGCCGTGCTCTACCTCGACCTGGACGGCTTCAAGCGGGTCAACGACAGCCTCGGCCACAACGCCGGTGACATGCTGCTGCGCACCGCGGCCGAACGCCTGACCGGCGCGCTGCGCCCGCTGGACACCGTGGCCCGGCTCGGCGGCGACGAGTTCGCCGTGCTGCTCGAGGACGCCGACCAGGCGACCGTCGAGCGGCTGGCCCGCGCCTGCTTGGAGAGCCTCTCCCGGCCGTTCCTGATCCACCACCGCGAGGCGCTGGTCTCGGTGAGCATCGGCGTGGTCCCCGACGCGGCCGCCTACGCCGACGCCGACGAGGTGCTGCGCAACGCCGACGTGGCCATGTACGCCGCCAAGGACCAGGGCAAGAACCGCTTCCTGACCTTCGAGACGCAGATGCACGAGCAGCTGCTGAACCGCCTGGACCAGGAGGCCCGGCTGCGTGACGCGGTGCACCGCGGTGAGCTGCGGCTGCACCTGCAGCCGGTGGTCGGCGTCGCGGCCGGGCAGATGGCCGGCGCCGAGGCCCTGGTCCGCTGGCAGGACCCGGAGCAGGGGCTGCGGATGCCCGGTTCGTTCATCCCGCTCGCCGAGGAGACCGGCGTCATCGTCGACATCGACCGCTGGGTGCTGCTGGAGGCCTGCCGCGCGGTCAAGAACTGGCAGGACGAGGACCCGGCGACCGCACCGGCCTGGGTCAGTGTCAACCTCTCCGCCGCGCACCTGGAGGTGCCGGACCTGACCGACCAGGTCGCCTACGCGCTGTCCAGCACCGGTCTCTCCCCGCACTGCCTGGTGCTGGAACTGACCGAGACGGTGCTGATGCGCGACCTCGCCGTCACCTCACCCCGCCTCGAGGAGCTGCGCGAACTCGGCGTGAAGATCGCCATCGACGACTTCGGCACCGGGTACTCGTCGCTCGGCTACCTCCGCGACATCCCGGTCGACGTCCTCAAGATCGACCGCTCGTTCATCGACGGCCTGGTCGGCAACGGCCGCCAGCAGGAGCTGGTCAACGCGGTGATCCAGCTCGGTCACACGCTCGGCCTGCGGGTGGTCGCGGAAGGCGTCGAGGAGGCCTCCCAGCTGAACCTCCTGACCGTCATGGGCTGCAAGTTCGCCCAGGGCTACCACCTGGGCCGGCCGGAGCCGGCCGCCGACCTCTACACCCGCCTCTCCACCCCGGCCCTGCCCACCGCCCGCTGATCAGCCCGGGTCCGCCCGGCCCGGCACCTTGCCCGAGACGACCTCGAACTGGGTGCCCGGCCGGTACACCGTGATGGTCAGCCGGAACGGTCGCTGCGCCTGGTCGTAGGACCGGCGCCGTTGCTCGACGACGCATCGCGGGGCGTCGTCGCTCAGGCCGAAGAACCTTCGTTCCGCCTCGGTCGCCTGCCGCAACTCGAGTCGATCGATCCACCCGACCTGCGTGATCCCCAAGGTCCGGCTGAGATAGGCGAGCATGCCCTCGGGAAGCCCCTCGGGGCTCTCCAACTCCTCCGCCCCCTCCTTGCGCAGATCCAGGTAGTAGGTGGTCTGCAGATGTGACGGCGAGCCGTCGATGAAGAGCTCCTGGGAACGTTCGATGACCCGGAGCCTCCTGCCATCGGTCCCCTGGGGAGCCTCGAGCCCCAATGCCTCCGCCACGTCCGGCGAGGGCTGGACGATCTTCACGGCGACGTCGGACATCGACGGAACCCGCCCCCGCGACGTGACCTCGGCCGCCCAGGAGCGTCCCTCGCCGCCGCCGAAGCCGGTGCTCGGGTCCTCGCTGATGGTGTGGACCCACGGGACCACCGGCTCCAGCACGAAGGTGCCACTTCCCGGTGTCTTCTTCACCAGATGCCGGGTGACGAGAAGCTTGATCGCCTCCCGGACCGTGTTGCGCGACGCGCCGTAGGCCTCGACCAACTCGGCCTCGGTGGGCAGTTGCGCCCCGGCCGGGAGCTCGCCGGAGTTGATCTTGCCGCGGAGGTCGTCGGCGATCTCGCGATATCTCGACTCACCGGCCAAGACGCCTCCTCATCGGCGCCGGCCACGGGACGCCTGGAACGCGATGAGCGTTAGCGCGGACGCGATGGTCAGCGTGGCCGCGATGACGGTGAGCGCGTCGCGGCCGAGACTGACCACGATCGCCGCGACCGAGGCCAGCGCGGTCGCCGAGAGCAGCGCGATGGCGAGACCGGGTCGCTGCACGCCGTGGTGATCTTTCGCCGGCGGCGGTTCGGGGTCAGCCATAGATCTTCACCCCGGCGGCCACAGCACTGAGCAGGATAAGGCTCGCCACACCGTTGGCAGCCCAGATCCACCACCAGCCCTTGATCCTCGCATCCTGGTCATAGGCCACCATCTTCAAGCCGTAGGGCATCACGCTGAACCCGAAGAAGAGCACCCCCACCGCGACCACGGCCTGCGGCAGGGGCACGTCTTTCGTCGTGTCCCGGGCTGCCGCCACCACCGAGCCCACCAGCGCGAAGGTGGCGGCGACAACCCAGTCGGTCCACCAGAGCGCGTCTTCCATCTCGAGGCCGGTACGCCGACCCTTGCGCGGCGTCCGGGAAATGAGCTTGAGCCACACTTGCAGCACCGCCGTGCCCGCGGCGACCGCCGCGGTGATCAGAAAGACCCGCAGTGCGATCACCCCCGGTCGACCGACACGGCTCGATGTCTGTCGATCGTCGCAGAGTCACCGCCGAGAACCAATCCTTCATCCGGATGTCTGCGGCTCGCAGTCGGCTCTCCGACAGCAGTGCTCAGCAGGGCCAGACCGCGCGGACGAAAACCGCCGCGGAGGTCAGCAACATCGCGGCGGAGAGCATCAGGTAGATGATCCACATCCGCCGCCGGCACGCCGGGCAGGACTCGCCCTGACCAGCGCTCGGGTGCGTCATGACCGGGATCCTTCCGTTGAAACCAGGGCGTTTCGCCACGAGCCGGCCGGGCGCGACGCGCCTGAGACGAGGTGGCTGATACGGATGAAACCTTCAGGCGGAACGGCTAGACTCATCTGGGTTAGGTAGCTGATACCAAACATCCCAACCTCCCCAATGATTATCGAGAGTACCCGGTCGCTAGCCACTCGTAAACCGACTGGGACCTGACATCCCAACCACACGCCTGATACCGTCCCGTGGACTCATCCCAACCTCGTGCTGACCGGGAGGCGACCGATGGCCGAGCCGATGTACAAGCAGATCGCCGAGGATCTCCGGCGCCAGATCGACAGCGGCGAGCTCGAACCGGGCGCCAAACTGCCCACGGAGCTGGAGCTGCGCGAGAGGTTCAACAACGCCTCACGCAACACCGTGCGGGACGCGATCCGCTCGCTGACCACCCGGGGCCTGGTGATCACCCGACCCGGTCAGGGCACCTTCGTGACCGACCGGATCGACCCGTTCCAGATCACCCTCTCCACCGACACCGAGTCCGGCCTGGGCGGCGGTGAGGGCATCGCGTACCGGTCGGCCGCCCTGGCCCAGCAGCGCAAACCGGAGGCCAGCACACCGCGGGTGGAGATCCAGACGGCCACCGGGGTAGCCCTTCGCGAGTTGCAGCTCCCCGTCAAGGCCCAGGTGGTCTGCCGGCATCAGGTGCTGACCATCGACAAGAAGCCGTGGTCGATGCAGACCTCGTTCTACCCGATCGAGTTCGTGCCGAAGGCTCCGTTGCTGATCCAGGCGGTCGACATCGAGCAGGGCACGGTGCGGTATGTCGCCGAGACGCTCGGCTTCGAGCAAGCCGGTTACCGCGACCAGGTGA
Above is a genomic segment from Actinoplanes ianthinogenes containing:
- a CDS encoding putative bifunctional diguanylate cyclase/phosphodiesterase, encoding MSVRRKLLAGYLVVACLVVATAATAWITDMSSAKHAAALEAAQVARGIGKDVALGLPVDNPGEVTYPLYNSPNALRNYIERLHDNQHRDIVAVDISKTILGDAVPENVGTVFDHDLGNQVGKTIADGRSRTFVETSEDYPAGIKQVVVRMEGARNQPLGAVVLEYTPLYDQMLNSARRAQYVILGVAVIAFLAVLVLGWYLAGSLTRRITSLTTAVGVVRTGDYTHRVPTENQTDEIGRLARAFNAMAEQLDRSARKILAKEYTDSILANAGEGICGLDADGKIAFANDAAGRITGLGVNGLLQQDASVLVPEAGDALSPGTREVSLQRPDGTSVRVEYTASQIQKAGRTLGAVVVLRDVSRQRALEHDLRHQALHDGLTNLPNRKLLLDRLEHALTRSRATGEPLAVLYLDLDGFKRVNDSLGHNAGDMLLRTAAERLTGALRPLDTVARLGGDEFAVLLEDADQATVERLARACLESLSRPFLIHHREALVSVSIGVVPDAAAYADADEVLRNADVAMYAAKDQGKNRFLTFETQMHEQLLNRLDQEARLRDAVHRGELRLHLQPVVGVAAGQMAGAEALVRWQDPEQGLRMPGSFIPLAEETGVIVDIDRWVLLEACRAVKNWQDEDPATAPAWVSVNLSAAHLEVPDLTDQVAYALSSTGLSPHCLVLELTETVLMRDLAVTSPRLEELRELGVKIAIDDFGTGYSSLGYLRDIPVDVLKIDRSFIDGLVGNGRQQELVNAVIQLGHTLGLRVVAEGVEEASQLNLLTVMGCKFAQGYHLGRPEPAADLYTRLSTPALPTAR
- a CDS encoding GntR family transcriptional regulator; the encoded protein is MAGESRYREIADDLRGKINSGELPAGAQLPTEAELVEAYGASRNTVREAIKLLVTRHLVKKTPGSGTFVLEPVVPWVHTISEDPSTGFGGGEGRSWAAEVTSRGRVPSMSDVAVKIVQPSPDVAEALGLEAPQGTDGRRLRVIERSQELFIDGSPSHLQTTYYLDLRKEGAEELESPEGLPEGMLAYLSRTLGITQVGWIDRLELRQATEAERRFFGLSDDAPRCVVEQRRRSYDQAQRPFRLTITVYRPGTQFEVVSGKVPGRADPG
- a CDS encoding GntR family transcriptional regulator encodes the protein MAEPMYKQIAEDLRRQIDSGELEPGAKLPTELELRERFNNASRNTVRDAIRSLTTRGLVITRPGQGTFVTDRIDPFQITLSTDTESGLGGGEGIAYRSAALAQQRKPEASTPRVEIQTATGVALRELQLPVKAQVVCRHQVLTIDKKPWSMQTSFYPIEFVPKAPLLIQAVDIEQGTVRYVAETLGFEQAGYRDQVSARPPNEGEIAFFKLPEVGVSVIETIRTAYERSGLPIRCTVTVWPADRNRLVYNIGDVPKEITSPAPLGENGDATP